Proteins from a genomic interval of Chitinophagales bacterium:
- a CDS encoding acyl transferase, with the protein MILKIFCISNRNFVFYLSLLTKTTVIYRMFATDSFKKKIFDLKSPDFEAAALELFRYQATANAVYRQYLQNLSIDIAAVTTIEAIPYLPIELFKTHPIISGKGEVQQTFSSSGTTGLQTSRHHLLDLSLYEQSFLKGFEHFYGSPQKYCFLALLPAYLERQGSSLVYMAHHLIKRSQHPKSGFYLYDYGALADTIRQLEEAQQSTILLGVSFALWDLAEQFPMPLQHTIIMETGGMKGKREEVIREELHAIYQQAFEVKNIYSEYGMTELLSQAYSKGEGIFRCPPWMKVLAREVTDPFNILPPNRTGILNIIDLANIHSCAFLATSDLGKYFEDGSFEVSGRMDESDIRGCNLLV; encoded by the coding sequence ATGATTCTGAAAATTTTTTGCATATCAAATAGAAATTTTGTTTTTTATTTATCTCTCCTAACAAAAACGACTGTCATTTACCGAATGTTCGCTACGGATTCTTTCAAGAAAAAAATTTTTGACTTAAAATCTCCCGATTTTGAAGCTGCAGCTTTAGAATTGTTTCGCTATCAAGCTACTGCAAACGCTGTTTATCGCCAATACCTTCAAAATCTATCCATTGACATTGCAGCCGTCACGACCATTGAAGCCATCCCTTATCTACCCATCGAACTGTTCAAAACACATCCGATTATTAGCGGGAAAGGTGAAGTCCAACAAACGTTTAGTAGCAGCGGAACTACAGGCTTACAAACCAGCCGACACCATCTTTTGGACCTTTCATTGTACGAGCAGAGTTTTCTGAAGGGTTTTGAGCATTTCTATGGTTCTCCTCAAAAATATTGCTTCCTCGCATTGCTTCCCGCTTATTTAGAACGACAAGGTTCATCGCTTGTTTACATGGCACATCATTTGATTAAACGAAGTCAACACCCCAAAAGTGGCTTTTACCTATACGATTATGGTGCGCTTGCTGACACTATTCGTCAATTAGAGGAAGCTCAACAAAGTACCATTTTATTGGGCGTATCCTTTGCACTTTGGGATTTGGCGGAGCAGTTTCCCATGCCATTGCAGCACACCATCATCATGGAAACTGGCGGGATGAAAGGCAAGCGTGAAGAGGTGATACGGGAAGAATTACACGCTATCTACCAACAAGCGTTTGAAGTAAAAAACATTTACTCCGAATACGGTATGACTGAACTTTTGTCGCAAGCCTATTCCAAAGGTGAGGGTATTTTTCGGTGTCCGCCGTGGATGAAAGTATTGGCGAGGGAAGTCACCGATCCCTTCAATATCTTGCCGCCTAATCGAACGGGTATTCTCAATATCATTGACCTTGCCAATATCCACTCCTGTGCTTTTTTAGCCACTTCCGATTTAGGTAAATATTTTGAAGATGGCAGTTTTGAAGTATCGGGGCGTATGGATGAAAGCGACATCAGAGGTTGTAATTTGCTGGTATAA
- a CDS encoding FKBP-type peptidyl-prolyl cis-trans isomerase, whose product MDSISYSVGILMGQNLKGFEGLDVKQIAKGLEDVLEGKSLQIDLEDAQKIYQNYAVEMKAKQNEALTKDGAEFLAKNAQRKEVTTLPSGLQYEVLKAGEGSKPTSSSKVTVHYVGTLINGEEFDSSVRRGQPATFGVTQVISGWTEALQLMPEGSKWKLFIPYNLGYGDRGAGQSIPPYATLIFEVELLKVN is encoded by the coding sequence ATGGATTCAATTAGTTATAGTGTGGGTATTTTGATGGGACAAAACCTCAAAGGTTTTGAAGGCTTAGATGTAAAGCAAATCGCAAAGGGTTTGGAAGATGTATTGGAGGGCAAAAGCCTCCAAATAGATTTGGAGGATGCCCAAAAAATCTATCAAAACTATGCTGTCGAAATGAAAGCCAAACAGAATGAGGCACTTACAAAAGATGGTGCAGAATTTTTGGCGAAAAATGCCCAGCGCAAAGAAGTCACTACTCTTCCAAGTGGACTTCAATATGAGGTATTGAAAGCGGGCGAGGGGTCAAAGCCTACTTCAAGTAGCAAAGTGACAGTTCATTATGTAGGTACGCTTATCAATGGTGAAGAGTTTGATAGCTCTGTAAGACGAGGCCAACCCGCTACTTTTGGGGTGACACAGGTGATTAGCGGTTGGACAGAAGCCCTTCAATTGATGCCCGAAGGTTCTAAATGGAAACTGTTTATTCCCTACAATTTGGGATATGGCGATAGAGGCGCAGGTCAATCTATTCCTCCTTATGCAACTTTGATTTTTGAAGTTGAGTTGTTGAAGGTGAACTAA
- a CDS encoding TonB family protein yields the protein MMYFALLAASPVLAVLFYKLLFNSRSPEKIQEQYKDKEVSSFVKKYPEADVNSFNGVFLKTGLALSLAFVLYAFSYAPEQPKGLDLGTVMVPDDIEVLPPPSTQVPPPPPPPPPPPQLEVVEDEEVLEDEPEILAQEVEEDTEVENIPEEVPMPTDDVDEEPVIEQVVTTPEEPEIFTIVEDMPEFPGGQAELFNFIGSNVKYPPMARENGIEGTVYVGFVVMENGSIQNVQIKRGLAGGGAGCDAEAMRVVNEMPKWNPGKQRGKPVRVAFTLPIRFKLN from the coding sequence ATGATGTATTTCGCACTATTGGCTGCAAGTCCAGTTCTTGCAGTTCTTTTCTACAAACTGCTCTTCAATAGCCGTTCTCCCGAAAAAATTCAAGAACAATACAAGGACAAAGAAGTGAGTAGTTTTGTAAAGAAATATCCAGAAGCCGATGTCAACTCCTTCAATGGCGTATTTTTGAAAACGGGCTTGGCTCTGTCGCTTGCCTTTGTGTTGTATGCCTTTAGTTACGCACCCGAACAACCCAAAGGATTGGATTTGGGAACTGTGATGGTTCCAGACGACATTGAAGTATTGCCGCCTCCTAGCACCCAAGTTCCACCACCTCCGCCGCCACCTCCGCCGCCACCACAGTTGGAAGTTGTTGAAGATGAAGAAGTGTTGGAGGATGAGCCTGAAATTTTGGCGCAAGAAGTGGAGGAAGATACCGAAGTAGAAAACATTCCAGAAGAAGTTCCTATGCCAACGGATGATGTAGATGAAGAGCCTGTTATCGAACAAGTTGTAACAACTCCTGAAGAACCCGAAATTTTCACCATCGTTGAAGACATGCCCGAATTTCCTGGCGGTCAAGCCGAACTCTTCAATTTCATTGGCAGCAATGTGAAATATCCTCCAATGGCCCGTGAAAATGGCATTGAAGGAACGGTTTATGTCGGTTTTGTGGTCATGGAAAATGGCAGCATCCAAAATGTGCAAATCAAAAGAGGTTTGGCTGGCGGTGGAGCAGGTTGTGATGCAGAAGCGATGCGGGTCGTCAATGAAATGCCCAAATGGAATCCTGGCAAACAACGTGGAAAGCCTGTAAGAGTGGCATTTACCCTCCCGATTCGCTTCAAGCTGAACTAA
- a CDS encoding biopolymer transporter ExbD, producing the protein MQRTTSRKPNEINASSMADIAFLLLIFFLVTTTMDVDKGLLTLLPPYEVGENNAPVNDRNVLQILVNAKDELLVEGEPIHIRDLKEISKIHINNYGKNPKYSDAPDEAVISLKNDRGTSYERYVEVHNEIRAAYSELRNEYSERKFGLDYKELGENQQKEVRQEYPLRLSEAEPEDFGGVGTE; encoded by the coding sequence ATGCAACGAACAACATCCAGAAAACCAAACGAAATCAACGCCAGTTCGATGGCAGACATCGCTTTTTTATTGCTCATTTTCTTCTTAGTGACCACCACCATGGATGTCGACAAAGGTTTGTTAACCCTTTTGCCGCCCTATGAAGTCGGAGAAAACAACGCCCCCGTCAATGATAGAAATGTATTGCAAATACTGGTCAATGCCAAAGATGAACTGTTGGTAGAAGGGGAACCCATACACATTCGAGATTTGAAGGAAATCAGCAAAATACACATCAACAACTACGGTAAAAACCCCAAGTATTCGGATGCGCCTGATGAAGCGGTTATTTCCCTCAAAAACGATAGGGGCACTTCTTATGAAAGATATGTTGAAGTCCACAACGAAATTCGGGCTGCTTACAGCGAACTCCGCAATGAGTACAGTGAGCGAAAGTTTGGATTGGATTACAAGGAATTGGGTGAAAATCAGCAAAAAGAGGTGCGACAGGAATATCCTTTACGCTTGTCAGAAGCAGAACCCGAAGATTTTGGAGGAGTGGGAACGGAGTGA
- a CDS encoding T9SS type A sorting domain-containing protein, translating into MLVITTNTSLVFSQPFTFFNKKVTIDESNQSIRATIPFDEGYYIVGISGIEDRFLHFAQLDKEGTVLNHHLLDTTDGLSGGNDFIETSDGHLAVLHGKFVSETNTKIVLVKFTKEGEILWIKHYGNEGFDSAGGVITTKDGGFAIVGTLQVGEQEIAIYTIKTDAEGEVEWENHYCLKRSCLGFTIAETINGGYILGGVSDTEDNADDMYIVKIDSIGNQIWEKNIGFGRNEPACRMYVLENENFLLEGGVRENNIKKNYYAKLDTEGDIIWEKKYVIGTHDATIQTPLVFREDGGFIGVSFKLTDDYITYPLIMNFDSSANLLWMKHITSDLFADNYVRDIDKIEGGYVLTGWKHNTPQHGWLVTIDEEGNFCEELGCVETVVDIENTEAQRHRGFLQISPNPVRGQATIEYQIPKEGVLKVYDYLGRLIDNRILDIGSSSLILEVGEWLSGVYLYSVEIEGERVEGGKLVVE; encoded by the coding sequence TTGCTTGTAATTACAACAAATACATCTTTAGTTTTTTCTCAACCTTTTACTTTTTTCAATAAAAAAGTAACAATAGATGAATCCAATCAATCTATAAGGGCAACTATTCCTTTTGATGAAGGCTATTATATAGTTGGAATATCTGGTATAGAAGACAGGTTTCTTCATTTTGCTCAATTGGATAAAGAAGGAACTGTACTAAACCATCACCTATTGGATACTACGGATGGCTTGAGTGGAGGTAATGATTTTATCGAAACATCAGACGGTCATTTGGCAGTATTACATGGTAAATTTGTTTCAGAAACCAATACAAAAATTGTCTTGGTAAAATTTACCAAAGAGGGTGAAATCTTGTGGATAAAACACTATGGAAATGAAGGTTTTGATTCAGCAGGAGGAGTGATTACAACCAAAGATGGAGGTTTTGCCATTGTTGGAACTTTGCAGGTTGGTGAACAGGAAATAGCTATCTATACCATAAAAACGGATGCAGAGGGGGAAGTAGAGTGGGAAAATCATTATTGTTTAAAGCGTTCTTGTTTGGGCTTTACTATAGCAGAAACCATAAATGGAGGTTATATATTGGGAGGTGTGAGTGATACGGAAGATAATGCGGATGATATGTATATTGTCAAAATAGATAGTATAGGGAACCAAATTTGGGAAAAAAACATAGGTTTTGGCAGAAATGAACCTGCTTGTAGAATGTATGTCTTGGAAAATGAAAATTTCTTATTAGAAGGTGGAGTTAGAGAAAATAATATTAAGAAAAATTATTATGCTAAATTAGATACAGAAGGGGATATTATATGGGAAAAAAAGTATGTTATAGGTACTCATGATGCAACCATACAGACTCCTCTTGTTTTTAGAGAAGATGGTGGATTTATTGGAGTTTCTTTTAAACTTACAGATGATTATATTACCTATCCTTTGATAATGAACTTTGATAGTAGTGCAAATCTACTTTGGATGAAACACATTACTTCTGATTTGTTTGCAGATAACTATGTTAGGGATATAGATAAAATTGAAGGAGGCTATGTTTTAACGGGATGGAAGCACAATACTCCACAACATGGTTGGCTCGTCACCATAGACGAAGAAGGTAATTTTTGTGAGGAATTGGGTTGTGTGGAGACGGTGGTGGATATTGAGAACACAGAGGCACAGAGACACAGAGGTTTTTTGCAGATTAGTCCCAATCCTGTGAGAGGGCAGGCTACTATTGAGTATCAAATTCCGAAAGAAGGCGTATTGAAGGTGTATGATTATTTGGGGAGATTGATAGATAATAGGATATTGGATATTGGGAGTTCAAGTTTGATATTGGAGGTTGGAGAATGGTTGAGCGGAGTTTATTTGTATAGTGTTGAAATTGAAGGAGAGCGAGTTGAAGGTGGGAAGTTGGTGGTGGAATAA
- a CDS encoding DUF2207 domain-containing protein, with product MKNAIFTLLIILLCSLSAFAEYFDIENYDVRIELQTDGSFWVHETIDVVFKEQRRGIFRSIPVNYKVEPLPQGTQKAQREGLIYDIYLDSISVENWEYTEVKSEGYLNIRIGSPDKYIEGKQQYKIHFKVYNAINFFPNHSEFYWNVIGTEWDVPILQSSFRIELPQFIPAEKQAYQVFAGSLGAKEKVFTESFDGQVLEGQSQRALNPKEGVSAVFAFQENYLEKKPLPMSVIADKYYLKKLDTDITFSENGTAKVRETYIIHFLKPTYPIYRDFDPTIGWQSPLSTPKIIGGEYRYGLQKVKGENISYNAAYQSFYLNTEDVEMGTERVFEVEYETYGNFLAAKNSPDFLQFDNPLSKYWQWPEPVESATVTLHFPEGRSGSKVEAIVKGNGKTISVDKKRTDLNTVVINTKEMMLMRERLDYEILVPKDFFDSSWLNWLNLVWKNNWILFLPFFIFGGLYWLWLRKGKDEEFSVATQYRPPSELTPAESGILIDDKLHDRDLLALIPYWATNGHLKIKEIREERFLGLSEKIDFEFQKLKELPVNAHTYENTLFNGIFKSGNTILLSSLTNKFHTTMQQAREELETQIKKRSFYVPRTRGCGTAMLVFGTMALVGGLIAAVFGFGAGNQFQLGDIAITVLLSGIMLLIFGRIMPKKAPIGMDLYKKLAGFREFVKSAEAHKLETFLKEDPNYFDKTLPYAIVFDLADKWAAKFEGLSIQPPEPNWYQGSYNNFNTHVFMDSLSNGMKQMGNTFVSYPSSSGGSSSFGGSGGSFSGGGGFSGGGFGGGGGGSW from the coding sequence ATGAAAAACGCAATTTTTACCCTTCTCATAATCCTACTCTGTTCCCTATCCGCTTTTGCCGAATACTTTGACATCGAAAACTACGACGTGCGAATCGAACTACAAACAGATGGTAGTTTTTGGGTACACGAAACCATTGACGTAGTATTCAAAGAACAAAGGCGGGGCATTTTTCGCTCGATTCCCGTCAATTACAAAGTAGAACCGTTACCGCAAGGCACTCAAAAAGCGCAAAGAGAAGGACTCATTTACGACATTTATCTGGACAGCATCAGCGTTGAAAATTGGGAATATACAGAGGTGAAAAGCGAAGGATATTTGAACATTCGCATTGGCTCACCAGACAAATACATTGAAGGAAAGCAGCAATACAAGATTCACTTCAAGGTCTATAATGCCATCAATTTTTTCCCAAATCACAGCGAATTTTATTGGAATGTCATTGGTACTGAATGGGATGTGCCAATCCTTCAATCTTCTTTCCGCATTGAACTACCCCAATTTATTCCCGCCGAAAAACAAGCCTATCAAGTATTTGCAGGAAGTTTGGGTGCAAAAGAAAAAGTCTTTACCGAATCTTTTGACGGTCAGGTATTGGAAGGACAGAGCCAAAGGGCTTTAAATCCAAAAGAGGGCGTTTCGGCGGTCTTTGCTTTTCAAGAGAACTATCTTGAGAAAAAACCTTTGCCCATGTCGGTCATTGCAGATAAATACTACCTCAAAAAACTGGACACAGACATTACCTTCTCAGAAAATGGAACTGCAAAGGTCAGAGAAACGTATATCATTCATTTTTTGAAGCCGACCTATCCCATTTACCGAGATTTTGACCCCACGATTGGCTGGCAAAGTCCGCTAAGTACACCCAAAATCATTGGAGGAGAATACCGCTATGGACTTCAAAAGGTGAAAGGGGAAAACATCTCCTACAATGCTGCATACCAATCTTTTTACCTCAATACAGAGGATGTGGAAATGGGAACGGAACGGGTTTTTGAAGTGGAATACGAAACCTATGGCAATTTTTTGGCTGCAAAAAATAGTCCTGATTTTCTGCAATTTGACAACCCTTTGAGTAAATATTGGCAATGGCCTGAACCTGTCGAAAGTGCCACCGTCACCCTGCATTTTCCAGAAGGTCGAAGCGGCTCAAAAGTCGAGGCAATCGTAAAAGGAAATGGCAAAACCATATCGGTTGATAAAAAACGCACTGACTTGAATACGGTGGTTATCAACACCAAAGAGATGATGCTGATGCGTGAACGCCTTGATTACGAAATCCTTGTACCCAAAGACTTTTTCGATAGCAGTTGGTTGAACTGGCTCAATTTGGTTTGGAAAAACAATTGGATTTTGTTTTTGCCTTTCTTCATTTTTGGTGGCTTGTATTGGCTTTGGCTGCGAAAAGGAAAGGACGAAGAGTTCAGTGTCGCTACGCAATACCGTCCTCCTTCTGAGCTGACCCCTGCCGAATCGGGAATTTTGATTGACGACAAACTACACGACCGAGATTTATTGGCATTGATTCCGTATTGGGCGACCAATGGACATCTGAAAATCAAGGAAATCAGAGAGGAAAGGTTTTTGGGTTTGTCGGAGAAAATAGATTTTGAATTTCAAAAACTCAAAGAACTGCCCGTCAATGCTCATACCTACGAAAACACCCTCTTCAATGGCATCTTCAAAAGCGGCAATACGATTCTGCTAAGTAGTCTAACCAATAAGTTCCACACTACGATGCAGCAAGCAAGGGAGGAACTGGAAACGCAAATCAAAAAACGCTCGTTTTATGTGCCGAGAACAAGAGGCTGCGGTACTGCTATGTTGGTTTTTGGTACTATGGCATTGGTAGGCGGTTTGATTGCTGCTGTTTTTGGCTTTGGGGCAGGCAATCAATTTCAGTTAGGCGACATTGCGATTACCGTTCTCCTATCGGGCATTATGCTCTTGATTTTTGGGCGAATCATGCCCAAAAAAGCACCGATTGGGATGGACCTGTACAAAAAATTGGCGGGTTTTAGGGAGTTTGTCAAAAGTGCGGAAGCCCACAAACTCGAAACTTTCCTCAAAGAAGACCCCAACTATTTCGACAAAACCCTGCCTTATGCCATCGTATTTGATTTGGCGGATAAGTGGGCGGCAAAGTTTGAAGGTTTGTCCATTCAACCGCCTGAACCGAATTGGTACCAAGGCAGTTACAACAACTTCAATACGCATGTATTCATGGACAGCCTGAGCAATGGCATGAAACAAATGGGCAATACCTTTGTGTCTTATCCTTCGAGTAGTGGCGGTAGTAGCAGCTTTGGTGGTAGCGGCGGCAGCTTTTCGGGTGGCGGTGGATTTAGTGGCGGTGGCTTCGGCGGCGGCGGCGGGGGGAGTTGGTGA
- a CDS encoding LemA family protein — protein MFIPIILLVVIGIVLMGMYNNMVKLRNRLEGAWSDINVQLKRRYDLIPNLVETVKGYAKHEGETFEKVVQARNAAVNIPNSSVAAQAQAENMLTSALKQVMLVVESYPELKANTSFLQLQETLNTVEDDIQNARRYYNAIVRDFNNAVETFPSMIVAKMFNFNPYEYFEVEAQERENVQVHF, from the coding sequence ATGTTTATTCCTATTATCTTACTCGTTGTTATTGGCATCGTTTTGATGGGCATGTACAACAATATGGTCAAACTCCGCAACCGCTTAGAAGGCGCATGGAGCGACATCAATGTGCAACTCAAACGCCGTTATGACCTCATTCCCAATTTGGTAGAAACCGTGAAAGGCTATGCCAAACACGAAGGCGAAACTTTTGAAAAAGTAGTGCAAGCACGAAATGCTGCGGTCAATATCCCAAATAGCAGCGTTGCCGCACAAGCACAGGCCGAAAATATGCTGACCAGCGCATTGAAGCAAGTGATGTTGGTGGTAGAAAGTTATCCAGAATTGAAGGCCAACACCAGTTTCCTTCAATTGCAGGAAACGCTCAATACTGTGGAAGACGATATTCAAAATGCCCGCCGCTACTACAATGCCATTGTTCGTGACTTCAACAATGCAGTTGAAACTTTCCCTTCCATGATTGTTGCCAAAATGTTCAACTTCAACCCTTACGAATATTTTGAAGTAGAAGCACAAGAGCGTGAAAACGTTCAGGTTCACTTTTAA
- a CDS encoding DUF547 domain-containing protein has product MTFKNCIEKASLLLLSLFLLIGCSPKYKISSKSDPITHETWDSLLKVHVNNQGLVDYKGFQTDRKKLDTYLQKVSEHHPNDKNWSKEEQMAYWINAYNAFTVQLILDNYPVESIKDVTSGPSISFVNSPWDIKFIEIEGAKYDLNNIEHNFLRKRFEDPRIHVGVNCASASCPALPQFAFTADKLYEQLDQQARLFINDPSKNKITSNNIQISKIFKWFEGDFTKNGTLIDFLNKYSDTKINANASVDYLDYNWSLNEAK; this is encoded by the coding sequence ATGACTTTCAAAAACTGCATCGAAAAAGCGAGCTTGTTGTTGTTGAGTTTATTCCTATTAATAGGTTGCTCTCCAAAATATAAAATATCTTCAAAATCTGACCCAATTACCCACGAAACTTGGGATAGTTTGTTAAAAGTGCATGTGAACAATCAAGGTTTGGTCGATTACAAAGGATTTCAAACAGATAGAAAAAAATTGGATACCTATCTTCAAAAAGTATCCGAACACCATCCAAACGACAAAAACTGGTCGAAAGAAGAACAGATGGCTTATTGGATCAATGCCTACAATGCGTTTACCGTCCAACTGATTCTCGACAACTATCCCGTTGAAAGTATCAAAGATGTGACTTCTGGTCCCAGTATTTCCTTTGTAAATTCACCGTGGGATATCAAATTCATTGAGATTGAAGGAGCAAAATACGACCTCAATAACATCGAACACAATTTTTTACGTAAGCGTTTTGAAGACCCACGCATACACGTTGGAGTCAATTGTGCCTCTGCTTCTTGTCCTGCTTTGCCACAGTTTGCATTCACCGCAGACAAACTATATGAACAGTTAGACCAACAAGCCCGCCTATTTATCAACGATCCATCCAAAAACAAAATCACCAGCAACAACATACAAATATCCAAGATATTCAAGTGGTTTGAAGGTGACTTCACCAAAAACGGTACGCTGATTGATTTCCTCAACAAATATTCAGACACCAAGATAAACGCCAATGCTTCGGTGGATTATTTGGATTACAATTGGAGTTTGAATGAAGCGAAATAA
- a CDS encoding DUF697 domain-containing protein → MDELTRKDRAEDIVNHNIFMAMGAGTLPIPFVDVIAVTSVQMSMLKDLCTLYDVRFSENLARNAITALAGSSLARLGASAVKTLPGVGTFFGSVSMAVLSGASTYALGQVFITNLEGGRTILDFDLEEGKNLFARAFEEGKEYVSKLDKEQGGRKATMNDKPPVNPKPAGEKNKKGTASEEDVFALLEKLGNLRDKEVITEEEFLKKKEDLLKRL, encoded by the coding sequence ATGGACGAATTAACCAGAAAAGATAGAGCAGAAGATATTGTAAACCACAATATTTTTATGGCAATGGGGGCAGGTACTTTGCCAATCCCATTTGTAGATGTGATTGCTGTCACCTCTGTTCAGATGAGTATGCTCAAAGATTTGTGTACACTCTATGATGTGCGGTTCTCCGAAAACTTGGCACGAAATGCCATTACCGCCTTGGCAGGTAGCAGTTTGGCTCGACTGGGGGCTAGTGCAGTGAAAACGCTTCCTGGTGTTGGCACATTTTTCGGAAGCGTATCTATGGCAGTGCTTTCAGGAGCTTCGACCTATGCTTTGGGGCAGGTATTTATCACCAATCTCGAAGGTGGACGCACTATTTTGGACTTTGACTTGGAGGAAGGTAAAAACTTGTTTGCCAGAGCTTTTGAAGAAGGCAAAGAATATGTGAGTAAACTGGATAAGGAACAAGGTGGTAGAAAAGCAACTATGAACGACAAACCACCTGTGAACCCAAAACCTGCTGGAGAAAAGAACAAAAAAGGAACTGCAAGCGAAGAAGATGTATTTGCGCTACTCGAAAAATTGGGCAATCTACGGGACAAAGAAGTGATCACAGAGGAAGAGTTTTTGAAGAAAAAAGAGGATTTGTTGAAACGGCTCTAG
- a CDS encoding S8 family peptidase: protein MMLSLYSISYLASLFFAIFWSFFDVRGRKFWAWIPKIGFFLATGFYLFNVFYNAEYAETNIVVLLIRDLGLLHILTWLTTKVAIKKSWFGLWFMGLLGGMMWLYAPAVLEKSFSKHKLGGEETTVVAQLEVPIDQNGELLFDIKDENKLKDIQQALAGYEVNIQRAFPEMAHPERTNLDEYYVVDIADQYENKVVEVFNQLQGMTSMIDWVEYNEIVSVDPLESNKLPKNQIKYVIDDERVNELWGFEWMKMNDTYKFLNEAKIKPTKVAKIAILDTGVDGQHPDLKDNYVTTLKKYDSDKRGHGTHCAGIAGAVSNNKIGVASYAPNNDFVQITSIKVLSDYGFGSQQGIINGMIKAADIGADVLSMSLGGRSNDMAQRAYNDAVKYANKANAIVVVAAGNSNMSAKEFTPANCEGVITVSAVDSDLNRAKFSNTIDDVKMGIAAPGVDILSTYPGGDYQVFSGTSMATPYVAGLLGMMKAVNPKITTKEAYEILKDTGIETTDTQKTGNFIQPLKVLEQVID, encoded by the coding sequence ATGATGTTATCCCTATATTCGATTAGCTATTTAGCCAGTCTATTCTTTGCCATTTTCTGGTCGTTTTTTGATGTACGAGGGCGGAAGTTCTGGGCATGGATTCCCAAAATTGGCTTTTTCCTTGCCACAGGGTTTTACCTCTTCAATGTGTTTTACAATGCCGAATATGCCGAAACCAACATCGTTGTATTGTTGATTAGAGATTTAGGATTGTTGCACATCTTGACTTGGCTTACCACCAAAGTAGCCATCAAAAAATCATGGTTTGGACTGTGGTTCATGGGTTTGTTGGGAGGTATGATGTGGTTGTATGCTCCTGCCGTACTCGAAAAATCGTTTAGCAAACACAAACTGGGAGGAGAAGAAACAACTGTTGTAGCCCAATTAGAAGTGCCGATTGATCAAAACGGAGAGTTGTTGTTTGACATCAAAGACGAAAACAAATTGAAGGATATCCAACAAGCTCTGGCTGGATATGAGGTGAACATTCAGCGTGCTTTCCCCGAAATGGCACATCCTGAGCGAACCAATTTGGACGAATATTATGTGGTAGATATTGCCGATCAGTATGAAAACAAAGTAGTGGAAGTTTTCAACCAACTCCAAGGAATGACTTCAATGATAGACTGGGTGGAATACAACGAAATCGTGTCGGTTGACCCATTGGAATCAAATAAGTTACCCAAAAATCAAATCAAATATGTAATTGACGATGAGCGGGTTAATGAATTGTGGGGTTTTGAATGGATGAAAATGAACGATACCTACAAGTTTTTGAATGAAGCCAAAATAAAACCTACCAAAGTCGCCAAAATAGCGATATTGGATACGGGAGTAGATGGACAACATCCCGATTTGAAGGACAATTATGTGACGACTCTCAAAAAATATGACAGCGATAAACGTGGACATGGCACACACTGTGCGGGTATTGCAGGTGCTGTTTCCAACAACAAAATTGGAGTAGCTTCCTATGCTCCCAACAATGATTTTGTGCAGATTACAAGCATCAAAGTATTAAGTGACTACGGATTTGGCTCTCAACAAGGCATCATCAATGGGATGATAAAAGCGGCGGATATTGGGGCAGATGTGCTTTCGATGTCTTTGGGAGGTCGTTCCAATGACATGGCACAAAGAGCCTACAATGATGCAGTAAAATATGCCAACAAAGCCAATGCAATCGTAGTCGTAGCGGCAGGAAACTCCAATATGAGTGCCAAAGAATTTACCCCTGCAAACTGTGAAGGTGTGATTACGGTTTCGGCAGTGGACAGCGACTTGAACCGAGCCAAGTTTTCCAATACCATTGATGATGTAAAAATGGGTATTGCAGCTCCTGGAGTTGATATTTTATCTACTTATCCTGGTGGAGATTACCAAGTATTTAGTGGTACTTCAATGGCAACTCCTTATGTAGCAGGATTGTTGGGAATGATGAAAGCAGTCAATCCAAAAATCACCACCAAAGAAGCCTATGAAATTTTGAAGGATACAGGTATTGAAACTACTGACACGCAAAAAACAGGTAATTTTATCCAACCATTGAAGGTATTGGAGCAGGTGATTGATTAA